The DNA segment CCTTCGCCGGAGATACCTATACAGGGCTGGATTCCGCGTCACTGGATGCGGATGCGCTGGACTGGGCAGAGGGGCATTTGCGCATTCTGTCGGGCCTGTATGGCCTGCTGCGACCCTTTGACGCGATGCAGCCCTACCGTTTGGAAATGGGCAGCCGGTTGCACACGGCGCAGGGAAAATCGCTGTATGAATATTGGGGCACGCGCATTTCTGACGCGCTGAACGCGGCGGCGGCGCAGACGGGGGCGCAGGTCGTTGTGAACTGCGCCTCGCAGGAATATTTCGGGGCTGTGGCGCGTGACGCGCTGAAACCACGCGTTGTGACCCCAGTGTTCAAAGAGCAGCGTGACGGCGAAGATCCGCAGATCATCAGCTTTTACGCCAAGAAAGCGCGCGGTGCGATGGCGCGCTATATCGTGGAAAACAGGTTGACCGACCCTGACGCGCTGTTGGAATTTGACACCGCCGGATACCGCCACGCGCCAGAGTTGTCGCAGCCCGACCAGCCTGTGTTCCTGCGCCCCTTGCACACTCAGCCCTCAGGCATGGAAAACCCCGGCGGCGCATGATCGCGTAATGCGGCCATCAGTTCCGACTTTTTCAATGGTTTGCTGAGCATCGCGTTCATGCCTGCGTCCAGAATGCGGTCAATTTCTTCCTGCAAGGCATGTGCGGTCAGGGCGATGATCGGGACGCTTTTGCCAAGAGCGCTTGCACGGATGCGGCGCGTTGCCTCGCGCCCGTCCATTTCGGGCATCGAGACATCCATAAACACAATGTCAGGGGCAAAGGTTTCAAATTGCGCCACTGCGATGCGCCCGTTTTCTGCCAGTCGCAGGTCAATATCCAGTGTTTGCAGCATCTTGGTGAAAACAAGCTGGTTTGTCTTGTTATCCTCGGCATACAGCACGCGTATGGGGCGGCAGGTAGTGGGCAGGGCTGGCACTGCCTGTAGCGTAGGCGGTTTGGGTGGGCGCAGCCCTTCAGGCATGGCCCCCTGCCCGTTGAATGCTGCCAAAAGGTTGCGCCAGATCAAAGGCTTATGCAAGGTCGCAAAGATGGTTTGATCTTCCATCGCAGGCTTGAACTCGGCAATATTCGAGCAAAGCAAAACGATGCGCGTGGCTGGAGAGGTGCCTTTCAGCGCAGCCAGCAAGTCAGGTATCCCCCCCTCGATCAGGTCTTGATCTATCAGGGCAATATCCGGCGGTGTTCCGGCAAGATGGCGCAGCACCGTATCTTGTCGGGTCGCGGTCAGGACACTGACCGACGCGGCCTTGAGGCGGCGCGCGATCACTTCGCGGCTGATCAGGTGATCGCTGACCAGAAGGGCGGTGCGGATATCCGCAGGCAGGGTCTGCACGCCCGGTTCTGATGCATCGGCGGCAACGGGCATTTCCAGCGTGAACCCGAAACACGACCCGACACCGGGTTCCGATTCCACCCAAACCTTGCCACCCATCTGCGCCACGATGCGTTGCGTGATCGCCAGACCCAGCCCCGTCCCTTCATACCGGCGGCTGGCGGTCTGCTCGACCTGATTGAACTCGGTGAAAATCTGTTCCTGATGCTGTGGATCAATGCCTATTCCGGTGTCTTCTACTGTGATCGTGACAATCTGCCCCTGCGCCGATGTGCCCACCCCGACCGCACGCACCAGAATATAGCCAGCATCCGTAAACTTGATGGCATTGCCCACCAGATTGGTCAGAATCTGGCGCATACGGCCAGAATCTGCGACCAAATGGACAGCAAGGAACATGTCATAATCAAGGATCAGTTCAATCTGCTTGCAGCGCGCGGTCGGGCTAAGCAGGCTAAGCACCTCGTGTATGGTCTTTTCCAGATCGAACGCGGTGGGGTTCAAGTGCATCTTGCCCGCATCCATTTTGGAGAAATCCAAAATATCATTGATGATCGACACCAGCGCCTGACCACTGGTGGAGATGGTCTGCGCATAGCTGCGCTGTTCCTCATCCAGCACGGTTTCGGACAACAGCTCTGCCATGCCGACGACCCCGTTCATGGGCGTGCGGATTTCGTGGCTCATATTGGCCAGAAAGGCTGATTTCGCCTCGACCGCGGCTTCGGCGCGGGCCTGCGCGTCGCGCAATTCGGCCTGATAGCGCAACGCATCGGTGATGTTATGCGCCAATGACACATAGTCGCCATTCGCAACACGGCGATCTGTCAGCCGAACCGCTATACCGGCGCTGAAATGCAATTCGATGGGCGAAATATCGGGCTGACGCCAGCGTTGCAGCATCATGCAGACCCATTCATCTGCCGTCATCTCGGCCAGATGCACCAAGCCTTCATGAGCGCAAATTTCCAGTATCCGGGCATAGAGGATGCCCGGCTGCACCTCGGCAAATTTGCCGAACACGCCAAGATAGGCCTGATTTGCCAGCACAAGCGCCTGATCCGCGTTAAAAACCGCGAATCCGTCTTGCAGGGTTTCAACCGCCTCTCTCAGGCGCAGATTGGCACGGTCGATTTCGGAATGCGCGACCTGCAAATCCTGACTGACCTGCGTATTCACCCCTTCCAGACTGTCGGCATGGCGGCGAATGCTGCCAAGTTCCGCGCGCTGCGCGATGACCTGATCCGAAAGATTGTCCGCATGCAGGCGCAACTGGTCATTCATCATGCGCAAATCACGCTGCGCCTGTTCATACAACCGCTCGGCACGCAAACGCGCGCGGCGTTCGCGTGCAAGTCGGTCGGAAAAAGCAGCGTCAGGGGTCATATCACGGCTATGGCAGGGAAGGTCTGCCGTGAAATATCGGTGAAACAATTGAACACAGCGTTAATTTACCGACTCTTTGCCCGCATCGGCACCGCCAAGAGCCGCCACCATGCGCGCGCCCCTTTCCCCCCTGCCACAGACAGGCTAGGTTCTGCGCAGTGATGTCTTTGCCTCAGGTGCCATATGTCCGAAAATGCTGCCGTAATGGAGTTCCTGCTGACCCGTCGCTCGCGTCCGGCCAAGATGCTGGGGGGGCCAGTGCCGGATCGTGCGCAGCTCCAGCATATTTTGGGTGCGGCGGCGCGCGTGCCCGATCATGGCAAGCTGGAACCGTGGCGCTTCGTTGTGCTGGAACGCGCAGCGTGCCAACGGCTGGCACCCATTATCACCGCACGCGGCGCAGCACAGGCCATTGACGCAGAAAAAGCCGCGAAAGCAGCCGCCACCTTTGCAGACAGCCCCCTGATCGTGACCGTTGTGGCCAGCCCCAAACCATCGGACAAGATACCCGAAATCGAACAAACCTTGTCGGTGGGGGCGGTGTGCCTTGGGCTGGTGAATGCCGCGCTCGCATCGGGCTGGGGGGCGAACTGGCTGACCGGCTGGGTGGCGTCGGACCGCGAAATCCTGACAGAGTTGGGCCTGACACCGCAGGAATGGGTCGCAGGGTTTATCCATATCGGCACCGCGCGGGCCACACCGCCCGACCGCCCGCGCCCTGATATGGACACGCTGATAACATGGCTGGACGAATGATCCGGCACCTTGCGCAAACGGTGCGCACGCACCAGACCTGCAAGCAACACTTTGCATGGAGAGCGGCATGATCGAGTCTTATATGAAGTCCATCGCCCAGTTGCGTGACCCAAGGTTTCGTAAGCTGCTCTGGATCGGCATCACCCTGTCTGTAGCGTTGCTTTTCGTCATCTATGCCTTTGTTTTGCTTTTGGTGCAGTTGTTGGTCCCCGGCGCGCTGTTCTTGCCCATCACAGGACAGGTGCAGGGGTTGGGGTCGCTGTTTTCCTTTGGCTCGATCCTGTATCTGATCGGGCTGTCGGTGTTTTTGATGGTGCCTGTCGCCTCAATCTTCACGGGGCTGTACCTGAACGATGTCGCTGACGCCGTCGAGACAGAGCATTACCGCGGCCTGGAGCCGCGCAACTCTGTTCCATTCCGCGAATCGGCCAATGACGCCTTGCGCTATTTCGGGCTGCTGGCGGCACTGAACGTGCTGGGGATGGGGGTTTTCGCAATCTCGAACGGCTGGGGGCTGATCCTGCTATGGCTGGTCAACGGGTTTTTGCTGTCGCGCGAGTATTTCACCATGATCGCGCGCAGACGCCACGACCCCGACGCCGCGCGCGCCCTGCAAAAGCGTCATATGATCCGATTGTGGTTGCCCGGCACTGTTCTGGCCGCCGGGCTAAGCGTGCCGATCCTGAACCTTGCCATGCCGCTGGTCGGTGCTGCGGTGTTCACACATATGTATCACCGGCTGACCCCGTCAGAGCCTAGCCCCGACCAGTAATCCGCTCCATCATGTCATATGTGATGACACCGGACAGGATAATCCCCGCGACGACAAGAAACGTCGGGGTCGCAATAAACGTGACCAGCTTGACCTTGCGCATCATCTGCGCATCCGACGGGGCGGATGAGGGCGTGCCGGGCACGACTTCGCCAGCCTCTCCCTGCGTTTGCAGGCGAAATGGCAGGACCAGAAACATGGTCATGAACCAGATAACGCCATACAGTGCGATTGCAGACATAATTGACATCAGATTTGCTCCAACTCCACCAGACAGCCATTGAAATCCTTGGGATGCAAGAACAGGACAGGCTTGCCATGTGCGCCGATCTTCGGCTCTCCGGTGCCCAGAACCCGCGCGCCCTCGGATTTCAGCTTGTCACGCGCGGCCAGAATATCCTCCACCTCATAGCAGATATGGTGAATTCCGCCTGCGGGGTTTTTATCCAGAAACCCCTGAATGGGGCTGTTCTCTCCAAGGGGATAAAGTAGCTCGATCTTGGTGTTGGGCAAGGTGATGAACACCACCGTGACCCCATGATCCGGCTCATCCTGCGGTGCGCCGACATCGGCACCAAGCGTGCCGCGATATTGTGCAGCGGCCGCGTCCAGATCGGGCACGGCAATGGCTACATGGTTCAGACGACCGATCATCCTGTCCCTCCAAGGCAAATCCTGCATCCGCTTATGCGGGTCCGCGCGCTGCAAGACAAGTGGCCTGTGCGGCCCCGTGACACAAAGGCGCGGAATCCCACGCGGGCTTAACCGCTTCTTAGCCTAATTGCGCTGAAATAGCAGCCACAGATGATGGAGGACAGGATGAACACACACCATGCGCCGAACAGATCCTTGGCCCGCGCGCGCCCCAACCTGAATGCGCAGCCCTCGGCCTATCAACAGGGGGCCACCTTGTTGCTGGTCGAGGACAGCCGCGTCATCAGCACCGCAATCCGGCTGATGATTCATGGCACCGGCGGGCGCTTGCGCCGGGCCGAAACCTTGTGCCGTGCGCGGCGGCACCTGTCGCTCTATACGCCCGATGTCGCCATCATCGACCTTGGCCTGCCAGACGGGTCAGGGCTGGACCTGATCTGCGAAGCAGACAGGCGCCAGACCCGCGTGCCCCTGATCATCGCAATCTCTGGCCAGCCAGAGTTGGAGGGTGCGTCCTATGCCGCAGGCGCTGACAGGTTTCTTGCCAAACCGATTGTCAGCATTTCCGAGTTTCGCGCAGTGCTCGCACCTTCCTGCCTTGCACCGCCCCTGTCGCAAACTGGGCTATCCAGCCCGCCCGCTGATCCCAGTGCGCTGCGCGATGATCTGTATCTGGCGTTGGATTTATTGCGGGGGCCAATGCGGAACGCCCGCGCGGAATACACGCTGCAATTCATCGACGGGCTTGCGCGCAGCCTGCATGACACGGAGTTGCTTGGCGCAGTTCAACAGGCGCGGCAAGGGGACGGGTTGCGCCCCTTGGTGACGGTTCTGCGCCAACGCCTGCGCGACCAGCCGCTGATCTAGGCGGGCATCCGCGCCACCCCAACGCAAGAAAAGGGGGGGTGGCGATGTGAAGTTACACCCGACAATATGCCCCCAAATGTAGGGTTGCGCGCAGTGCGGCGCAGGCCCCACAGCGAATGGGGTGATGCGGTCACAGGGCGCGGCCAGATACACTGGGCGCATGGCGCAGGGGCGCGTCTCAGTCCTTTGGCGCGATCCGCAGGCCAAGGTCGCGCAACTGTTCATTCGTCGCAGGCGACGGGGCATCCAGCAGCAGGTCTTCGGCACGCTGGTTCATCGGGAACATGATGACCTGACGAATATTAGCTTCCTCCGCCAGCAGCATCACAATCCGGTCAATCCCGGCTGCACAGCCGCCATGCGGGGGCGCGCCGAATTTGAACGCTTTGACCATGCCGCCAAACCGCTTGTCGACCTCGGAATTGGGATAGCCCGCGATTTCAAACGCGCGATACATGATTTCCGGCTTGTGATTGCGAATAGCCCCCGACAACAACTCGTAGCCATTGCAGGCCAGATCATACTGATAGCCTTTGACCGCCAGCGGATCACCCTCCAGCGCGGCCATCCCGCCTTGCGGCATGGAAAACGGGTTATGGCTGAAATCAACTTTGCCCGTCTCGGCATCCGCCTCATACATCGGAAAATCGACGATCCACGCGAAAGCAAAGCGGTTCTCATCCACCAGCTTCAATTCGCGGCCAATCTCGTCACGTGCTTTCGCGGCCACACCCTCGAATTGCGCAGGCTTGCCGCCAAGGAAAAACGCGGCATCCCCTTCGCCAAGCCCAAGCTGCACACGGATCGCCTCGGTCCGTTCGGGGCCGATGTTTTTGGCAAGGGGGCCTGCGGCGTCAAGGTGTAGATTAATCGAGCTTAGAATCTTATTCGATTCCTCGACCTTGCCTTCTCTCGCAAGAGCCTCAGCCTTATCCATTAGCTTGGAAGCGTGTTGATTGTTTTGGGCTACAAGATCAGTCTGCAAACCAATTTGCTGTCGGATATGTTCAAATGCTTCAATAATCTTTGTGTACGCTGCCTCGTCGCGCCGATCGGCAGGATATTGATCCATTAGCTTTCCAAGCGCATCAAGTTGCGCCAACTGCTCTGCCTGATCTTTGTCTATGTCTGCGCGCTTCCGCCAAAAGATATACCCCATCCCCGGCAGCCCTTGCGCCTGCGCGAAAGCATTCATCCGGTCACAGAACTTGCGCGACCCGCCCGTTGGTGCAGGAATGGCGCGGATTTCGGTGCCTTCATTTTCCAGCAATTTGGCGAAAATCGCAAAGCCGGAACCGCGGAAATGCTCGGATACCACCTGCATTTCAATCGGGTTACGCAAATCGGGCTTGTCGGTGCCGTATTTCAGCAGCGCTTCCGCATAGGGAATGCGCGGCCACTCGGCGGCGGGGTCAACCTTTTTGCCACCCGCAAATTCCTCGAACACGCCTTGCAGGACGGGCCCGACTGCCGAAAACACATCTTCCTGCTCGACGAAGCTCATCTCGACATCAAGCTGGTAGAAATCCGTGGGGGAGCGGTCGGCGCGCGGGTCTTCATCGCGGAAACAGGGGGCGATCTGGAAATACTTGTCGAACCCCGACACCATAATCAGTTGCTTGAACTGCTGCGGCGCTTGCGGCAACGCGTAGAACTTGCCCGGATGCAGACGCGACGGCACCAGAAAATCGCGCGCACCCTCTGGGCTGGACGCGGTGATGATCGGCGTTTGAAATTCGGTAAAGCCTGTATCCCACATGCGGCCCCGCATGGAGCGCACGACATTGGAGCGCAGCATCATATTCGCATGCAGCCCCTCGCGGCGCAGGTCCAGAAAGCGGTAGGACAGGCGCGTTTCCTCGGGGTAGTCGGGTTCGCCAAAGACTGGCAAGGGCAGATCATCGGCAGCGCCCAGAACATCCATCGCGCGGGCATAGACTTCGATCTCGCCGGTTTTCAGCTTGCTGTTGACCAGCGACGCATCACGCGCCTTCACGCTGCCCTCAATGCGGATACAATATTCGGCACGCAGCTTTTCAATGTCCTTGAACGCAGGGGAATCGCTGTCCGCCAACACCTGCGTGATGCCGAAATGGTCGCGCAGATCGATGAACAAAACGCCCCCGTGATCGCGGATGCGATGCACCCATCCCGACAGGCGCACAGTTTCACCCACATGGGCGGCGGTCAGGTCAGCGCAGGTATGGCTGCGATAGGCGTGCATGATATGCCCCTTTTGGCTGCAAGTCGTCCGGCTGTGGCGATACACAATCTGACGGCCCGGAAGTCAAGGGCCGTTGGCTTAGGTCCAGTGCATCTGTGCTGTGCCCGCCAGCACCGCATGGGCAACAGCAAGCTGGTCAAACGGCAGATCTTGGGCACGGCAGCAGTCCATCACAGTGTCGTCACGCATCAGAATGAAATCCAGAACCGCCATCAACAGCGACTCGTCCGGGCCAGTGGCTGTCTCCAGTTGCGCGCGCAGATCCTGCGCATCCGCGCCGCTGGCGGCCAGAAACACCGGCAAAAGCGTGTCTTGCCCACACAGCCAGTCCAGCGCGGCCAGCGCAATCTCTTCGGCGCGTGCAAGCTTCATTGTTTCCGTTCCTGCGCTCTGAAAGGGTTTGTTAACCAGTTTGCGGTAAATCTTCAGACATGATTAAGCAATTCAGGGATTAGTCACAATGCCTGCTCAGATACTTGTGGTGGACAATCTGCTTCTCAGCCGCATGATTCTACGCGTCAAGCTGTCTGCGGCTTGTTACACTGTCCGTCAGGCCACGACCGGGGCCGAAGCGCTGCACCATGTGGCCGAACACCTCCCCGCGCTGGTCTTGCTGGATTTCAATCTGCCCGATGCGACAGGGCTGGAAATTTGCAGGCAATTGCGCAGCGATCCCAAGACATGCAGCATTCCGATCATCCTGTTTTCCGCCGATCAGTCACGGTCCACACGGTTGCAGGCACTGGCCGCAGGCGCAGATGACTTTCTGAGCAAACCCCTTGATGACGCTTATCTGATGTCACGGATTCGCGCCTTGCTGCGCACCAGCGCCGTCGAGAAAGACTATCAGGCACGCTGCACCCCGACCCTGCGCCACGGCCTGGCCGAGGCACAATCGCAGTTTCACCACGCCCCTCGCGTCACACTCGTGCGCAGCAGCGCAATTCTGGCGCAGTCCAACGCGGGCACATGGCCCGATATTGCCCCTGAACTGTTCGACGATGCCCGCAGCTTGTCGGTTGTGCTGAGCGATTCCAATCCGGTGCAGCCGCCCGATGTCTTGTTGCTTGGTCCAGAAATCCTTGACGAGCAAGGCCTGCATGTCATCGCCGAGTTGCGCGCGCGCCATGCGACCTGCCGTATCCCGATTGCGGTGCTGTTGGACAAAACCACGCAAACCTCGCCAGCTATGGTGCTTGATCTGGGCGCGGAAGAAGCCTTGCGCCTGCCGCTGGACGCAGAAGAAGTGCAGTTGCGCCTACAGGCCATGATCAAACGCAAACGCAAGGCTGATGCAATGCGCCAAGCCCTTGGCGTCGAGTTGGACCTTGCCTCGCGCGATCCGCTGACGGGGCTGTTCAATCGTCGCCATGCCATGTCGCGCCTGTCGGATATTGTTGCAACACCGCCCGATGGCACGGCCCGAAACTACGCCATCCTTCTGATCGATCTGGATAATTTCAAGCGGGTCAATGATTGCTTCGGGCATGGTGCGGGGGACGAGGTTCTGATCGAGGCCTCTGCACGGATGCGCGACGCGATTGGCCCGCACAATCTGCTGGCCCGCTACGGCGGCGAGGAGTTTTTGTTGCTCTTGCCCGACGCAGAAATGGTGCAGGCCTGCGCGATGGCCGAGGAAATCCGCCGCCAGATCGAAGGGCGCGCCTATCACCTGACAACAGGCGACTTCCGCTTGCAGGTGACGGCCTCTATTGGTGTGACCGTGCAGACATCCATCACATCAGAGGCGCCACTGTCACGGCTGGAGCGGGTCAGGCAAGTTGTCGATCATGCCGATCAGGCATTGCACACCGCCAAAACCACAGGGCGCAACCGGGTGTCAGTTGGCCATTGTAGCATCAATCCCGCGCGCGCTCTCGTCCCCCGCCGCGCCACGGTCGGTGCTTGATGCGATCTTCCAGCGATTCGGCATAGGTCAGGCGGTCTTGGGCCGACATCTCGCTGACCTTGGCCAGCAACTGGTCATGCATCTGGTCACTGATGCGCAACAAGCGGTCTTGGGCCTGACGCAGCGCGTCCGAGAACGCTTCGGGGTCAAATTCCTCGGCGCGAAGGGCTGCAATCATTTGCTGCGACCCGCCAGTGTTGCCCGCTGTCTGGTCGCGCGCCGCGCGCAAGATTGCGCCTGTGGCACGGCGCAATTCGCGCCGGTCATCCGCAGGCAACGCCGCAACCGAGGCCCGTAACAACGAGCCTTGTTGCGAAGTCCGCGTCATCACCCCCCAAAGCATGCCGATGACCAGCACATTCAGCACCAGCGACACCACAAGGGTCAGCTTTAGCCACGGAAAGCGGCGTTTTGCCTTGGTCTCGTCCATGCCTCAGAACTCCATCAAGAGGGGGTCATCCACCCCGATCAACTGCAACGCGATCAGGTCCATATAGCCAAGCGCATTTTGCATCCAGTCGGGCGCGTCCAGTGCGGCAACCGGCATCGGCATGGCCACCCCGATCCAGAAACCGGCCACAGCGACCATCGCCCCGCCCGCAAGCCCCGGAACGGCCCAGCCCGAAAACCAGTTGCGCCACGGTGCAAATCTTTGCCGTTGCGGGGCACGCCCGGCGTTACAGGCATCGACATCGGCCAGAATGCGGGCGCGCAAATGCGGGCTTAACACAGGCTTGCAAGCCCGCGCATCATCAAACAATTGCGACAACTGGTCAGACATATCGTTCTTGTCACTGGTCATCATCATACCCCAATGCGTCGCGTTCTCCGGCCAGAATGGCCGACAGGTTGCGTTTTCCACGTGCCGTCAGGCTTTCCACCGCTTCAACCCCCAACATCATAATGGCAGCGATCTCGGGGTTCGTCAGCCCTTCAAGATGGCGCAAGATCACCGCCTGACGCTGGCGTTCCGGCAGATGCGCCAATGCATTTTCCAAGGCCTTTGCCCGCGCGGCCTGCATCATCTGCGCGTGCTGGCTTTGCGCCGTGTCCGGCAGGTCCGGCAACTCATTCACCATCGGCTTGCGCCGCCGCAGCCTGTCTGTGCACAGATTCGTTGCCACCCGAAACACCCAGGTCGAGGGTTGTGCCGCCCCGTCCTGCCAGTCAGGGGCCATCCGCCACAACCGCAACATCGCTTCCTGTGTCACATCCTCTGCCTCGGTCAGATCGCCCAGCATGCGTGCCGCGAACCGCAGGATACGCGGCGCAATCATGTCGGTCAGAGCTTCAGCCGCACGTCTGTCACCCGCAACGACACGGCCCAGCAAGCCCGCCTGATCAACATCTGATCGTTGCTCCAGCGGCATAAGCGCGCCTTTCCTTGCGGGTCGGGCGGGGAAACGCCCGCCCGACCCGCGTCTTTTCAGTTCTGACCACGCATCCGGGGCCGTTCACGCTGGCCGCGCTTCCCCATCATCTCGGTGAAACGCGCATATTCTTCTGCATCGATGACGCCATCGTCATTTCTGTCAATCCGCGAAAACATACGGCTTGCCATTTCGGCGCGTCGGTCGCTGCGCGGCTCGGGGCGCAGGTCTGCAAGACCGGCACGCAAGCCCGCCTCGTCCAGCATACCATTTTCATCAGCCTGCTGCATGATACGGGAAATCATCTCATCGTGCATGGCCTCGCGTTGCGCTTGCATGCCTGCCTGCAAATTCTCTTGCGTCAGGGTGCCGCTGCCGTCTGCGTCCAGTTCCTCGAAGCTGGGCATGGACATGTGCGTCTGTGCTGCGGCGGGGGCTGTCACCAGCATCAATGCGCCCAGCATGGCCGCGAGTGTGGCTTTTTCCATAGTCATCTCTCCTGTATGCACGGGCATATACCCTTGATACAGGCTCAAACGCGGCATCTGCCTGTTTCCGTCGCGGGAATCCGCCACGCGTTGCGGCAAGACGTCGCAAAACCGGTTGCGGGGGGTGTATTCCCGCCCCGTAACCTCTATTCCGCTTACATCTTTAGGAGCGCGCGCATGACCCTTGCAGACACAACATTCGCCGACGACCGGCCTTTGACGCCCGCGCTGCTGCGTGGCATCCGGTGTAAATGCCCCGCTTGTGGTGAGGGTCCGCTGCTGGAGCGCTATCTGAAAGTGCGCAGCCATTGCCCCAGTTGTGGCGAAGACTACACCGCCCAGCGCGCCGATGACGGACCGGCCTATCTGACCATGCTGGTCACGCTGAAAGTGGTCACGCCGCTGATGGTCGCCGCCATGTTTGCATGGGACTGGCACCCCGCCATCATGTTCGGGGTATTTGCCTCGCTGTTGGTTGCGCTTTCCCTGTTCCTTCTCCCGCGATTCAAGGGCATGATCGTGGCCATTCAATGGTCACGCCGTATGCACGGGTTCGAGGGAATGGATGAACGCCACCGCTGACAAAACCGCCCTGCGCGACGCATCCTCTGTCCTGCTGATACGCGGCAAGGGCGATGATGCGCATGTCCTGATGGGGCAACGCGGCGCAAAAGCGGCCTTTATGCCGGAAAAGTTTGTCTTTCCTGGGGGTGCGGTTGATCCGACCGATGGCCAAATCCCCCTTGCCCGACCAGTTGCCCCGGCCTGTCAGGCACGTCTGTCGCAGGGGCACAGCGCACCCAATGCCCTCGTCGCCGCTGCCATCCGCGAACTCTGGGAAGAAACCGGCCTTATGCTGGGGCGCGCAGGGCGCTGGGATATGCCCCCTGCCGACTGGCAGGGCTTCGCGGCCAAGGGTCTGGTCCCCGATGCACACGGCCTGCGCTATATCTTTCGCGCCATCACCCCCCCCGGACGCCCCCGCCGCTTTGACGCGCGCTTCTTTCTGGCCCACGCAGATGACGTTTCCGGCGATCTGGACGATTTCTCTGCCGCCTGTGACGAACTCAGCCACTTGCACTGGGTGCCCCTGCGCGAAGCCCGCCGCCTGAACCTGCCCTTTATCACCGAAGTCGTTCTGGCCGAAGCGCAAGCCCATATCGAGGGTGAAGACATGGCCGATTCGGTCCCCTTCTTCGACAACTCGACCGAGGTTTCAACCTTTCGCCGCATCGCCTGACGCGCGCCACGCCATCACGCGGGTATAACGCGCCACCCGCAACAGGACCAATCGCACAGCGAACTGATATAACTGGACAAACCTGTCCCGTTTCTGATCTGATGCCTGGAACACCGTTCCGCGCCTGCACCCCGCGGCGGAACAAACCGGGAGGAGCAAGGGGATGCCCAGCCAACCAACCCCGGACCTGTCACCGCAGGTCTCGGACGAGGTCCGCAAGACAACCTGCTACATGTGCGCCTGCCGCTGCGGCATTGATGTGCACATGAAAGCAGGCCGCGTCGCCTATATCGAGGGAAACCGCGACCATCCGGTGAACAAGGGCGTTCTCTGTGCCAAAGGGTCGGCAGGGATCATGCAGCACCTCTCGCCCGCCCGCCTGCGCGCCCCGCTCAAGCGTGTTGGCCCGCGCGGGTCTGGCGAGTTCGAGGAAATCTCGTGGGATGAAGCGCTTCAGCTTGCGACAGACTGGCTCAAACCCCTGCGCGACACGGCCCCTGAAAAGCTGGCCTTCTTCACGGGCCGCGACCAGTCGCAATCTTTCACCGGCTGGTGGGCGCAAGCCTTCGGCACCCCGAACTGGGCCGCGCATGGCGGCTTTTGCAGCGTCAATATGGCGGCGGCGGGCATCTACACAATGGGCGGGTCATTTTGGGAATTCGGCCAACCCGACTGGGACCGCACCAAGCTGTTTTTGCTGTTCGGCGTGGCCGAAGATCATGACAGCAACCCGATCAAGATGGGCCTTGGCAAACTGAAAGCACGCGGCGCGCGGGTGATCGGCGTGAACCCCATCCGCTCTGGCTACAATGCCATCGCCGATGACTGGATCGGCATCAC comes from the Roseinatronobacter monicus genome and includes:
- a CDS encoding NUDIX hydrolase, whose translation is MNATADKTALRDASSVLLIRGKGDDAHVLMGQRGAKAAFMPEKFVFPGGAVDPTDGQIPLARPVAPACQARLSQGHSAPNALVAAAIRELWEETGLMLGRAGRWDMPPADWQGFAAKGLVPDAHGLRYIFRAITPPGRPRRFDARFFLAHADDVSGDLDDFSAACDELSHLHWVPLREARRLNLPFITEVVLAEAQAHIEGEDMADSVPFFDNSTEVSTFRRIA